The Lutra lutra chromosome 15, mLutLut1.2, whole genome shotgun sequence genome includes a region encoding these proteins:
- the PAQR6 gene encoding membrane progestin receptor delta isoform X1 produces the protein MCLGEAGGAAEPQPPGGRAQVTAWRCPATMLSLKLPQLLRVHQVPRVFWEDGILSGYRRPSSSARDCVLSSFQMTNETANIWTHFLPTWYFVWRLLALAGAPGFRAEPYHRPLLVFLLPACLYPFASCCAHTFSSMSPRARHICYFLDYGALSLYSLGCAFPYAAYSMPASWLHSRLHRLFVPAAALNSFLCTGLSCYSRFPELESPGLSKVLRTAAFAYPFLFDNLPLFYRLGLCWDRGPGCGQDALSASHGYHLVCALLTGFLFASHLPERLAPGRFDYIGHSHQLFHICAVLGTHFQLEAVLADMGSRRAWLATQEPPVGLAGTVAALGLAVAGNLLIIAAFTSSLFRAPSTCPLVQGGPLEGGMKARQQ, from the exons ATGTGCCTGGGCGAGGCAGGAGGGGCCGCGGAGCCGCAGCCACCCGGAGGCAGAGCACAG GTCACGGCGTGGAGGTGCCCGGCCACCATGCTCAGTCTCAAGCTGCCCCAGCTCCTCCGAGTCCACCAGGTCCCTCGG GTGTTCTGGGAGGACGGCATCTTGTCTGGCTATCGCCGCCCCAGCAGCTCGGCCCGGGACTGCGTCCTCAGCTCCTTCCAGATGACCAACGAGACGGCCAACATCTGGACTCACTTCCTGCCCACCTG GTACTTCGTGTGGCGCCTGCTGGCGCTGGCGGGGGCTCCGGGCTTCCGGGCGGAGCCGTACCACCGGCCGCTGCTCGTCTTCCTGCTGCCCGCCTGCCTCTACCCCTTCGCGTCGTGCTGCGCGCACACCTTCAGCTCCATGTCGCCCCGCGCGCGCCACATCTGCTACTTCCTGGACTACGGCGCGCTCAGCCTCTACAGCCTGG gctgtGCTTTCCCCTATGCCGCCTACTCCATGCCGGCCTCCTGGCTGCACAGCCGCCTGCACCGGCTCTTCGTGCCTGCCGCCGCACTCAATTCCTTCCTGTGCACCGGCCTCTCCTGCTACTCCCG GTTCCCCGAGCTGGAGAGCCCTGGGCTCAGTAAGGTCCTCCGCACAGCCGCCTTTGCCTATCCCTTCCTGTTCGACAACCTCCCTCTCTTCTACCGG CTCGGACTGTGCTGGGACAGGGGCCCCGGCTGCGGACAGGACGCGCTGAGCGCCAGCCACGGCTACCACCTGGTGTGCGCCCTGCTCACTGGCTTCCTCTTCGCCTCCCACCTGCCCGAGCGGCTGGCCCCGGGACGCTTTGACTACATTG GCCACAGCCACCAGCTGTTCCACATCTGTGCCGTGCTGGGCACGCACTTCCAGCTGGAGGCGGTGCTGGCTGACATGGGATCTCGCCGAGCCTGGCTGGCCACGCAGGAGCCCCCCGTGGGCCTGGCAGGCACGGTGGCCGCACTGGGCCTGGCGGTGGCCGGGAACCTGCTCATCATTGCTGCCTTCACAAGCTCCCTGTTTCGGGCCCCCAGCACCTGCCCCCTGGTGCAGGGCGGCCCCCTGGAGGGGGGTATGAAGGCCAGACAGCAGTGA
- the PAQR6 gene encoding membrane progestin receptor delta isoform X2: MLSLKLPQLLRVHQVPRVFWEDGILSGYRRPSSSARDCVLSSFQMTNETANIWTHFLPTWYFVWRLLALAGAPGFRAEPYHRPLLVFLLPACLYPFASCCAHTFSSMSPRARHICYFLDYGALSLYSLGCAFPYAAYSMPASWLHSRLHRLFVPAAALNSFLCTGLSCYSRFPELESPGLSKVLRTAAFAYPFLFDNLPLFYRLGLCWDRGPGCGQDALSASHGYHLVCALLTGFLFASHLPERLAPGRFDYIGHSHQLFHICAVLGTHFQLEAVLADMGSRRAWLATQEPPVGLAGTVAALGLAVAGNLLIIAAFTSSLFRAPSTCPLVQGGPLEGGMKARQQ; this comes from the exons ATGCTCAGTCTCAAGCTGCCCCAGCTCCTCCGAGTCCACCAGGTCCCTCGG GTGTTCTGGGAGGACGGCATCTTGTCTGGCTATCGCCGCCCCAGCAGCTCGGCCCGGGACTGCGTCCTCAGCTCCTTCCAGATGACCAACGAGACGGCCAACATCTGGACTCACTTCCTGCCCACCTG GTACTTCGTGTGGCGCCTGCTGGCGCTGGCGGGGGCTCCGGGCTTCCGGGCGGAGCCGTACCACCGGCCGCTGCTCGTCTTCCTGCTGCCCGCCTGCCTCTACCCCTTCGCGTCGTGCTGCGCGCACACCTTCAGCTCCATGTCGCCCCGCGCGCGCCACATCTGCTACTTCCTGGACTACGGCGCGCTCAGCCTCTACAGCCTGG gctgtGCTTTCCCCTATGCCGCCTACTCCATGCCGGCCTCCTGGCTGCACAGCCGCCTGCACCGGCTCTTCGTGCCTGCCGCCGCACTCAATTCCTTCCTGTGCACCGGCCTCTCCTGCTACTCCCG GTTCCCCGAGCTGGAGAGCCCTGGGCTCAGTAAGGTCCTCCGCACAGCCGCCTTTGCCTATCCCTTCCTGTTCGACAACCTCCCTCTCTTCTACCGG CTCGGACTGTGCTGGGACAGGGGCCCCGGCTGCGGACAGGACGCGCTGAGCGCCAGCCACGGCTACCACCTGGTGTGCGCCCTGCTCACTGGCTTCCTCTTCGCCTCCCACCTGCCCGAGCGGCTGGCCCCGGGACGCTTTGACTACATTG GCCACAGCCACCAGCTGTTCCACATCTGTGCCGTGCTGGGCACGCACTTCCAGCTGGAGGCGGTGCTGGCTGACATGGGATCTCGCCGAGCCTGGCTGGCCACGCAGGAGCCCCCCGTGGGCCTGGCAGGCACGGTGGCCGCACTGGGCCTGGCGGTGGCCGGGAACCTGCTCATCATTGCTGCCTTCACAAGCTCCCTGTTTCGGGCCCCCAGCACCTGCCCCCTGGTGCAGGGCGGCCCCCTGGAGGGGGGTATGAAGGCCAGACAGCAGTGA
- the BGLAP gene encoding osteocalcin, protein MRPVAVLTLLALAALCLAGPADAKPSGAESRRGAAFVAKREGSEVVRRLRRYLDPGLGAPAPYPDPLEPRREVCELNPDCDELADHIGFQDAYRRFYGTA, encoded by the exons ATGAGGCCCGTGGCAGTCCTCACCCTGCTGGCCCTGGCTGCGCTCTGCCTGGCGGGCCCGGCCG ATGCGAAGCCCAGCGGTGCAGAGTCCCGCAGAGGAGCAG CCTTCGTGGCCAAGCGGGAGGGCAGCGAGGTGGTGAGGAGGCTCCGGCGCTACCTGGACCCCgggctggg AGCCCCAGCCCCCTACCCGGACCCCCTGGAGCCCAGGAGGGAAGTCTGCGAGCTCAACCCCGACTGCGACGAGCTGGCTGACCACATCGGCTTCCAGGACGCTTACCGGCGCTTCTACGGCACGGCCTAG
- the PMF1 gene encoding LOW QUALITY PROTEIN: polyamine-modulated factor 1 (The sequence of the model RefSeq protein was modified relative to this genomic sequence to represent the inferred CDS: inserted 2 bases in 1 codon), with protein MAAARRVHADGGCEEKGPEGSCXQPCPPGATVPRVKLLDTLVETFLQKLVAAGSYQRFSDCYKRLCQLQPDVTQRIHDKFVAQLQASIREEISEIKAEGNLEAVLDALDRIVEEGKDRTEPAWRPSGIPEADVRSAAVPYFLQQRDALQRRVRRQEAENRRLAEAVLAGRRQLEQLEQRARARQKAWQALHREQKELLGVLGEPE; from the exons ATGGCCGCGGCGCGCCGCGTCCACGCAGACGGCGGCTGCGAGGAAAAGGGGCCTGAAGGGTCGTG CCAGCCGTGCCCCCCCGGCGCCACCGTCCCGAGGGTGAAGCTCCTCGACACCTTGGTGGAAACTTTCCTCCAGAAGCTGGTCGCTGCCGGGAG CTACCAGAGATTCAGCGACTGTTACAAGCGTCTCTGCCAGCTGCAGCCTGACGTGACCCAGCGGATCCACGACAAGTTTGTCGCCCAGCTGCAGGCGTCCATCCGG GAGGAGATCTCTGAGATCAAAGCGGAGGGGAACCTGGAGGCGGTCTTGGACGCGTTGGACAGGATTGTGGAAGAAGGCAAAGACCGCACGGAGCCGGCCTG gcgccccagcgggATCCCCGAGGCAGACGTGCGCAGCGCCGCAGTGCCCTACTTCCTGCAGCAGCGGGACGCGCTGCAGCGCCGGGTGCGCAGGCAGGAGGCGGAGAACCGGCGGCTGGCGGAGGCTGTGTTGGCCGGGCGGCGGCAGCTGGAGCAGCTAGAGCAGCGGGCCCGGGCCCGGCAGAAGGCCTGGCAG GCCCTGCACAGAGAACAGAAGGAGCTGCTGGGCGTGCTGGGGGAGCCCGAGTGA